The genomic DNA gtccataccgcaaaTTCAGCCATAAAAGGCcgcgaaatgacaatgtaaaataatttaagcgagaaaactaacaaccGTTAAGTCTTTGGTTCTGTGAACTACTGTTTGCACGTTGGGCTGCGGCATTATCTATCGTTTTACGTGTACACTTGTGTTTGACTGTCCACTTGGTGTCttcttatttcttataaaaatgtacatgtgcTAAGTATATGCATATTCAGGttagttttgatataaaaacgAATACACCAGCGTCTTTCCCTGTATGTCGATGTTATTTTACTGTTGCTTACAAACTgaatgtataaataaaggcaatagtagtataccactgttcaataGTTATAATCGATTTAACGGAAACAAATCAGGACCACAAACCAAAAGAAAGGGAAACACAACAACTATACGAGGACAAAAACGGACCAACAGAAACACTGAGCTGCTATAAAAATAAACGTCAATATACATAAACACAGTATTTCTGATAATTGCCAtattgacttggtacagaacattttaagaacataaggtgggttgaacctggtgttATGGCTagccaaaataataaaaaatgagaGATGAAAGCTATCATAAGGATATtcaaacaaaagttgaaaacaaactgataatGACATGGCAcgaaaaacaaacgaaaacgacgaaaagacaaacaactgTACACAACAAACAACAGAGAAACTATAGACTGAGTAACACGAACCCAATCAAAACCTGGAGTGATCTGGAATGGTACTAGTAAGCAAATTTGGTTCACATTTGGCACCCGTCGTGAATAATTAACTCAGTATCTTTTTCTCAATTACCATATGTTATAACAGTAGGGAGTCACAATTTTACATGCCTACATTTGTTTTGCTgtataattgattgattgattgattgagtgctGGTTGGTTAACGTCCAATGGCAAATATTAATGCATGCTCAGGGCGAGAAtgagctaaaaataaatataatatgaagGTTTTGTTATAATAGAGGCCATCCGGGAAATTTAGActcactggaaaatgagggtttACTGTATAGGGACACACATTTTGCCTTATAACAGACCACCCACGGACACTTTTGCTGTATGAAAAATATCTTCGATCCTTCATAATTCCAGCTGGCCAGTCATCAAGAACTCTAGTCTGCTGCATGTCCGAAACGGTAATAGAGTAAAGTTATTGTTACTATCAGTAATCGTCGGAGTCATTTGGATCATGACTTTGTAGTCTCAAAacagcacatgtatatttgttgGGAATAAACGGTCAGATATCTGTCTTAGTTGTACGTTCATTTACAGTAACGTAACTAACGGCGCGCGTTTTTAATTCGAATTCCAGAGGCGTTCAATTACGTGAAGtttgttttagtttgatacTGCAAGCCAACTCTGtataaaaagagggacgaaagttaccagagggacagtcaaactgatttatcgaaaataaactgaagtgaacattgattggttaaatatttctcagtgtgtttgaatttgtttgttagccttttggtcatgaatgtttgtctccaatatttaattaactgtgcatttgtattcagatatcgcagatcaaatttattcgttcattgtgtaatcatacgttttttgattgagttaagtctgccaattgatattttatcgtatgtttttctatgttgtgatgttatgctattgtttcagaaaaagggagaaggtttgggcccattaaaacgtttaatcccgctgcaaatgtttgcacctgtcctaagtcaggaatctgatgtacagtagttgtcgtttgtttatgtaatatatacgtgtttctcgtttctcgttttgtttatatagattagaccgttggttttcccgtttgaatggttttacactagtaattttggggccctttatagcttgttgttcggtgtgagccaaggctccgtgttgaaggccgtactttaacctataatggtttaatttttaaattgttatttggatggagagttgtctcattggcactcacaccacatcttcctatatctatttacaacaccatggctaaaaaaaaagacaaacagacactaATTAAtaatacacaagacacaacatacaaaactaaagactaagcaacacgaaccccaccaaaaactggggtgatctcagatgcccCTGAAGGGTAAGCAAAACTTCAAAAGTAactaaaaagttttataacttttaaatctAAGGTTCCTCGGAGGGGAGCATAATATGAGGCGAATGTTACCATAAACAGAGGATGAATTTTATTGGCCAGCCATGTAAGTAATTTTTCTCTCGTCTTCCGTGTCAATCACAAATCAAATAGATGAAATTACCTATTATCTATTGTTCATATGATTTGAAAGAAAGctatggttttacactagtaatttttgggccctttatagcttgtcgttctgtgtgagccaaggccccgtgttaaaggccgtacattgacctataatggtttacttttataaattgttatttggatggagagttgtctcattggcactcacaccacaacttcctatatctttatttcgtgtacaaatattttgaaaaaaaagaagattctAAATGTATAATTACCTTTGCGGATAACAACCATCTTGAAAAGGGCTTTTGAATACCAGGTATGAGGCTTTGTGCTTTCCTTTGTGTCATTGGATATTTACTAAATAACGCAAGACCAGGACCATTAAATGCACCTATTTGTTTCTCTGGAGAAGAACGAACGCACTGTTCCACTGACCGGTCAAAACCGCTTACAATCACACATGCCAAACAATCATTCGACAAAGAACGAGCAGCTTCGCATCTTAGAATTAAACATTCTATGTGTTCGTCTGGTGAAACTAAAGCATTGCAATGActcaaaaaacatttcaaaactttttgaaaatttacaggATTGCATGGATGCGTTTTAAGTTGTTGTTGGTTCAATAAGACAGTATCGTCGTTGTGGGTTTTACTAAATGAGTATGGGAATTTTCTTCGTAGAGCTTTTTGAACCAAAACTAAATCCTCTGCATACCAAATCTGAAATTACACAATAATATTAGATTTTTACCGGCCACAAACTGCTTCCAATAGTGGATATCAGCTGCgctgttcctttgctttttgtgtgttttttgcTGTGCATATACAGCTTTTTTGTCATGGATGGATCATAACCCATATCCGTTGACTTTTGACAATTTCTTTGATACTTATAGATAATCGTTGATCATCTCCACGAGACTGAGCCAGTACGGCgaaagcgagaaaatcaatcgaGATGatatgaccaatgataatctgtttatcgctattttacctatgccgacgttgtcaatttcatgacAATTTCACAAGCAATGCCAcgtgcctccttagtttctagcaataatttGTCATCTCAAGCTAGTAGtatgatataaataattatttaaaaaaaaagatcaaaggaaaaatgcacaaaaaagcCATAATATATAATACCATAATAACAGACAACAAAGACATATCGATAATTAATCAATGAAAAAGTAAAGACTGCTTGTGACTTCTTGGTTCCTATTCAAGCTACTTCTAAcctattgttataaaaaaaaaaatccgtctCACATTTAGTACTAAATGATACGATCTTGAATTAAATGCAAAATTGAATTTCCAGAGAATACGATATATAAAGAggaaacagttttttttcttgtttttatctttttcaaataGTGGGTGTACAAAAGCTACAGGTAATCGCTCACTTATTCTAACATGCCAGGAGGCGGATCCAGGATATTTTAAAGGGTGTAACCCCCcaaaaatctatatacatagTCGAGCGATATATTTACCAATCATAACAGGGACTTATCTAATCTGCAACTGATTCCTGTCCGAAACAAGTATTTTCGTTAAagattttcttatatatttcaTGCTTTGTCTAGATTGGTCTAACTTAATTTTGATCGATAACTTTGAAAGTCTTGTTGAattcatttcaaattgttatcgtacggccttcaacaaagagtaACACCCATACTGCATAAAGCGATAGTATgatccaaaatgacaaattcaaaacaattccaaagagaaaactaacgacttGAGACTCTTTTCACATAAAAATCTTACGATTAGAATTAATTGTAAGTTACACTGAAATGTTCAGTACAATCTCTtgtttttacttgttttatttttgtgtggAAAGAGCTGCTGTTTTATGaaccaaaaattaaatgaaaacaaatatgatatacatgaacaaacgacaggcatatacagaatgtggcgaggttaaacataATTGTTGGCGCAAGACCCGTCCCTTATCCTGGGAATGGGCCGGATGTTACCGTACAACATtagtaaaacttttaaaaatcagaTGAAAGGGAGTTAACTAACCAGATCGATACAAAGCACACAAAATGTATAGACAGAACAATATGACCTTGTGCAATTAAGACTGATAAAGCACGAATCACACCAGAAACCGGGGACAATCTCTGGAGAGCAGagcctgctccacatgtgacactcGTCGTGTTACTCTTAATAGATATGTTCATACCTCATATTAATTGATTAGGCATCACACAATAGCGGATTAGTAGAGGGCTTTTGTGTAACCCTaaaatatctgattttttttctgctcAAATACTGGTTTatcaatatacaattttttgCTTATCTTAATgtgtaaaaatatcaattttacttatATACCTCGTTTAGACAAATGATATCTGGATCCGCATGTAAAATAGCATCAACGATATGATTCCGTCTTTGgtcataaaattgtaaaaacgtTGCCAGCCCAGTgttaaaagtgataaaatgtacTGCATTGCCAGTCTTCTTGTTTTTCCTCCATTTAGTGACATATCTACCATTAGCTTGTAAcacaacaaaacacaaaaacagcTGTACAAGTAACCTCATTATCAAATACCTGAAATCTTAATAAAATTTTCCACTTTACATGCTTAAATAAACataatgtggattcatttattttcgtgggtatcaattgtATTTGATTGAGTAGTTATGCCAATCTCTGCTTTTAAAGTCTatagaaaatatgtaaatggttgaacatttaattcGTCGTTCACCTTTACCCAAAATAACCCACGAGGAAAGAATTCACAGTATGTGAATCTCcactatacatatatttttttttgtaccagATCAAGACATCGCTTGAAGGtttcattttagttaaaatgcGTTTTCAAACGAGGTTCTAAATGttaagatttaaacaaaaaataaatcttcttgCAATAATTGGAGATGATGCTATTTTTAACAAGTGACGTGAGTTAAATCAATTGTGCTTATTTCTGGACCGTTGAAATAAGATGTAAAACTAAGATGCAAGAACTAATCTTTTACTGGATTTCagtatgaaaatgattttttgaccCCGAGGAGTCGAACATGAAATGGTTTTCGGGGAttgcaaaattataaaaactatcTCAGTTTGTATCCCGAGAACTAactcaatataaaaagaacCATCGTACATATCAAAGTTTATCATATTAGCAGAGACATGGGGAAAATAagggcaatagtagtataccgctgttcgaaagtcataaattgattaggagaaaacaaatccgggttacaatcCAAAACTGAAAAGTAACCATGGGGTGTGACGTTATTTATATACTTCACGTATGAGATTGATTGTCaaatttgtatctttcgcctaTCTTTGAGAATTGGGATAGCGCCATAACCCAAATGCATTATGGTTCCTTTAGTTctgaaattgaaatattcaGTTAAAACGAAAGATAAATGAGTCAAGTTTATGACTCCTTTAGTTCCGAAATTGAAATGTTCAGTTAAAACGAAAGATAAAAGAGTCGAGTACCCTTTCTTTATACTATATTTTTGTAACAGAactaagtttcatgtttagaATTATTGTTACAAAGGAATGTTAGTGTACAGGGCTTATATAATAGCCGAATATCATATATTACCGACACACACCTTGTAAAGCATGAGAAGtatgttttttaaattctatataaaCGAAGGGTACAATTACTTTTGACTGTTTCGTGCCTGGTAATTTTATTGGATGGTAGAGGTAACTGGGGTGTACAGGTCATGAATGTGAATCAATGAGACGGCCACttattgacaaaattaaaaacgtGATATTGGGGTCAACATATGGTCTTGAACAATACATAAGTAATATAGAAAGCCCTAAGTGGCCACAAGGGTATAGTGAATAATGTAAATAATGCTGTGTAATTTCACTTAAGGTGCAAATGCTTattaatataattgaaaaacaacGTAAAAAAGTCTTGATTTTGGAAGACTTTAAAATAATTGACCTTATTGGATTTGTAATAACAGAAGCAACACGActgatgccacatgtggagcaagataTGCATACCctcccggagcacctgagatcaccccaggttttggtggggttcgtgttgttaagtctttggttttctatgttgtgtcttctgcactattatttgtctgtttgtatttttatttttagccatggcgttgtcagtttattttcgatctatgagtttgactgttcctctagtatctttcgacCACCCTTTAAAGCCGATAGATAcacaaaaacaattatccttACCTTCAAA from Mytilus trossulus isolate FHL-02 chromosome 8, PNRI_Mtr1.1.1.hap1, whole genome shotgun sequence includes the following:
- the LOC134681849 gene encoding uncharacterized protein LOC134681849 codes for the protein MRLLVQLFLCFVVLQANGRYVTKWRKNKKTGNAVHFITFNTGLATFLQFYDQRRNHIVDAILHADPDIICLNEIWYAEDLVLVQKALRRKFPYSFSKTHNDDTVLLNQQQLKTHPCNPVNFQKVLKCFLSHCNALVSPDEHIECLILRCEAARSLSNDCLACVIVSGFDRSVEQCVRSSPEKQIGAFNGPGLALFSKYPMTQRKAQSLIPGIQKPFSRWLLSAKVKGIGKIGCTHLPTAITSRYIDPVSPPLFSTYEEENLNNTLRILEFFKAENKYILLGDLNQSPRVQATNITPEFEDNYKHFLSSGLSNRYVDVVGLPTYGIVNSLSRNRSGNYILDHIVHKGFNVKSTRRVFDRFIDVDGQNIPLSDHYGVSVTFQTKNCV